One Helianthus annuus cultivar XRQ/B chromosome 12, HanXRQr2.0-SUNRISE, whole genome shotgun sequence genomic region harbors:
- the LOC118485135 gene encoding secreted RxLR effector protein 161-like, giving the protein MVGSLIYLTLTRPDISFAVGVLSRLMQDPRKPHYLAIQRVLRYVKGTVNKGVMFKRELNPELTGMCDADYAGDLNEKRSTTGYVFMYGSSPVSWCSKRQPTVSLSTTEAEYRAAAMAVQECTWLTQLFRDLNQAIPYRIKLLYDNQSAIKLAENPVFHARTKHIEVHYHFIGEKVLKGEIEMKWVDTDNQAADMFTKCLSKFKLLEFCSKIGCVSSED; this is encoded by the coding sequence ATGGTAGGCAGCTTGATATATCTCACTCTTACCAGACCGGATATATCATTTGCTGTTGGAGTCCTTAGTCGTTTAATGCAAGACCCCCGGAAGCCACATTACCTAGCAATTCAGCGTGTACTTCGGTACGTGAAAGGCACTGTGAATAAGGGAGTAATGTTCAAGAGGGAGCTGAATCCAGAATTGACAGGTATGTGTGACGCAGATTATGCAGGTGATTTGAATGAAAAACGGTCAACTACTGGATATGTGTTTATGTATGGGTCAAGTCCTGTCTCGTGGTGTAGCAAACGGCAGCCCACGGTGTCTCTTTCGACCACGGAGGCCGAGTATAGAGCAGCTGCCATGGCTGTTCAAGAGTGTACGTGGTTAACTCAGCTGTTTAGGGACTTGAATCAAGCCATACCGTATCGTATAAAGCTGTTGTACGACAATCAATCAGCCATAAAGTTGGCTGAAAATCCAGTATTTCATGCTCGGACAAAACATATCGAAGTTCATTATCATTTCATCggagaaaaagttttaaaaggtGAGATTGAGATGAAGTGGGTTGATACTGATAATCAAGCGGCTGATATGTTCACGAAGTGTCTTTCAAAGTTCAAGCTTCTGGAGTTTTGCAGCAAGATTGGGTGTGTTTCAAGTGAAGATTGA